From Sneathiella sp. P13V-1, one genomic window encodes:
- a CDS encoding CARDB domain-containing protein — translation MMKLSTLLTTTLVLSSVATAAFAANPNGPKPKCPMGQVPVLENGSYHCEELKIKAPGRENDTMKSAPAGRQTKTVKAKLVLPDYTILGAKRKAGTTHTFVVKVKNMGTKAAPQGNLFGQHFLQNNQSWGGDAIIPPLNPGQVQAVTITIPPENYTRGDRILFTADYFKKLVESNENNNKYAMNYK, via the coding sequence ATGATGAAACTCTCTACTCTGCTGACAACAACTCTGGTTCTCTCTTCTGTCGCAACCGCTGCATTTGCAGCCAATCCAAATGGCCCAAAACCAAAATGCCCAATGGGACAGGTACCAGTACTGGAAAATGGATCTTACCACTGTGAGGAATTGAAGATTAAGGCGCCTGGTCGTGAGAATGACACAATGAAATCAGCGCCAGCCGGCCGTCAGACAAAAACTGTTAAGGCAAAACTGGTTTTACCTGATTACACAATTCTTGGTGCTAAACGGAAAGCTGGAACAACACACACTTTTGTCGTGAAGGTGAAAAACATGGGAACGAAGGCCGCCCCTCAAGGAAATCTGTTCGGTCAGCATTTTCTTCAAAACAATCAGTCTTGGGGAGGGGATGCCATTATCCCACCTTTGAACCCAGGTCAGGTGCAGGCCGTTACCATCACGATTCCACCTGAAAACTATACTCGCGGTGATCGCATCTTGTTTACTGCTGACTATTTCAAAAAGCTTGTTGAGAGCAATGAGAATAACAACAAGTATGCTATGAACTATAAATAA
- a CDS encoding helix-turn-helix transcriptional regulator, whose translation MKTERLFNLLEILRGRHYAISAEELAEKLNVSVRTIYRDVAALQAMGAPIEGEVGVGYQMSKGYFLPPLNFDLDEMDAIILGMQLIAVRGDGTLADAAARASSKIMGVISDRFAASRSQSTLLVSNLRGKAPNHMSSLREAIRKRYRVEMAYVDLKGQSTKRTIRPLGVTAFDEVWLLTGWCELRDDFRNFRVDRISELEMTNSYFKPELGKEFSDYLKFL comes from the coding sequence ATGAAGACGGAAAGACTTTTTAATCTGTTAGAGATATTACGGGGGCGCCATTACGCAATCTCCGCCGAAGAGCTTGCTGAGAAATTGAACGTGTCAGTACGCACGATTTATCGGGATGTGGCTGCTTTGCAAGCGATGGGCGCACCGATTGAAGGGGAAGTCGGGGTTGGCTACCAAATGTCAAAAGGGTATTTCCTGCCTCCTCTTAACTTTGATCTGGATGAGATGGACGCCATTATTTTGGGGATGCAGCTCATCGCTGTTCGCGGGGATGGTACACTTGCGGACGCGGCGGCCCGTGCATCTTCAAAAATTATGGGAGTAATTTCAGACCGTTTTGCGGCGTCCAGAAGTCAGTCAACATTGCTGGTGAGTAATCTGCGAGGGAAAGCACCAAATCATATGTCATCGCTTAGAGAGGCCATTCGCAAACGCTATAGGGTGGAGATGGCATATGTAGACCTTAAGGGGCAGAGCACAAAACGAACTATTCGTCCGCTCGGCGTGACAGCGTTTGATGAGGTTTGGTTGCTAACCGGTTGGTGCGAGCTGCGAGATGACTTCCGGAACTTCAGAGTGGACCGGATTTCAGAATTGGAAATGACCAACTCCTATTTCAAACCTGAATTGGGCAAGGAGTTTTCGGATTATTTGAAATTTTTATAA
- a CDS encoding ImuA family protein, producing the protein MGAELNEILNRLKEKGLPLSVLSPSFKEEPLETGSFSLKESTDTPVPVGVPDIDAHLLDQGLRSGATHEFIPESFADYPAALGFLLAMAGRTYGLEKRPFIWCASGKGADRPSLPYPYGLLNMGLSADDLLCVQVESERDMLWVLEEALSAPSRPHVIGLYPAAEKMHDFTASRRLSLRCEKNQTRLFLLHHHSMMSVGGSTAAATRWTIKTTPSAAVFYSNSKTPSMGPPRWHVSLTQCKRGRPGSWKLEWDYETLSFHLVSPLAHRTLATRAEKRRTQLATGARKRLSGRN; encoded by the coding sequence ATGGGCGCAGAACTGAACGAAATACTGAACAGGTTGAAAGAAAAAGGTCTCCCCCTCTCTGTTCTTTCACCTTCCTTTAAGGAGGAGCCGCTTGAAACGGGTAGCTTCTCTTTAAAGGAGAGCACGGACACCCCGGTTCCGGTCGGGGTGCCTGACATTGACGCGCATCTTTTGGATCAGGGCCTCCGATCCGGCGCAACTCATGAATTTATTCCCGAAAGTTTCGCCGACTATCCCGCAGCACTTGGATTTTTGCTGGCGATGGCTGGGCGTACTTACGGTTTGGAAAAACGACCCTTTATCTGGTGCGCGTCTGGAAAAGGGGCGGACCGTCCCTCCCTGCCTTACCCATACGGGTTATTAAACATGGGATTATCCGCCGACGATCTGCTATGCGTGCAGGTGGAAAGTGAGCGGGACATGTTGTGGGTTTTGGAAGAAGCCTTATCCGCCCCTTCCCGCCCGCATGTCATCGGGCTCTATCCGGCGGCAGAGAAAATGCACGACTTTACCGCAAGTCGCCGCCTGTCTTTACGGTGCGAGAAAAACCAGACGCGCCTGTTCCTGCTTCATCATCACAGCATGATGTCTGTAGGTGGATCGACCGCAGCCGCAACCCGCTGGACCATTAAAACAACCCCAAGCGCCGCCGTTTTTTACAGTAACAGCAAAACGCCCTCCATGGGACCGCCCCGCTGGCATGTCTCTTTGACCCAATGCAAACGTGGCCGCCCCGGCAGTTGGAAACTGGAGTGGGATTATGAGACGCTATCTTTCCATTTGGTATCCCCATTGGCCCATCGAACGCTGGCAACGCGCGCAGAGAAGCGCCGCACGCAATTGGCAACAGGCGCACGAAAACGACTGTCCGGACGCAACTAA
- a CDS encoding DUF6504 family protein, which produces MERWQRAQRSAARNWQQAHENDCPDATNQTSPFALIENTQRGLRIYAANQAAEEKGITAGLPLADAKALFPELRTEEAAPARDLEGLKRLALWCLRYSPLVTTHPPDGIAIDITGCAHLFDGEDAMLRLIEHQMQVFDLSAQLALSDTIGASWAAARFMKTSRTILTEGAQRRALAPLPVEALRLPPDIVLRLKQVGIRQISSLIDAPKPPLVTRFGAELVTRLEQAIGQSAEIFNPIAPAPIYEVRRPLMEPIRHLEAVELILEDMATNISAQLLQDNAAARRLDLFLFRVDGHVERLEARTSRLCNKAEHITLLFKERLSRLQEEIDIGFGYDLLLLGVYDVEPAEEKQLNWAPLKREEETSLSSEEISRLLDRFGNRFGFDRILHFQPFESHIPEKAIQVEVFSNRNRSSQWASQKENSSARPFLLLDRVEPITVLAEVPDGPPIRFQWRRQQHEVIAADGPERIAPEWWQTTKVEQSFQTRDYYRVEDQQGRRFWLYRDGLYNREQDHPRWFMQGLFP; this is translated from the coding sequence ATCGAACGCTGGCAACGCGCGCAGAGAAGCGCCGCACGCAATTGGCAACAGGCGCACGAAAACGACTGTCCGGACGCAACTAATCAAACTTCTCCCTTCGCCCTCATTGAAAACACACAACGAGGGTTGAGGATTTATGCCGCGAACCAAGCTGCAGAAGAGAAAGGAATTACCGCAGGTTTACCCCTGGCGGATGCCAAGGCCCTGTTTCCAGAGCTCCGTACAGAAGAAGCGGCGCCTGCCAGAGATCTTGAAGGCTTGAAACGCCTTGCACTTTGGTGCCTGCGGTACAGCCCTTTGGTCACCACTCATCCCCCGGACGGTATTGCCATCGACATCACCGGATGCGCCCACCTGTTTGATGGAGAGGACGCCATGCTGCGCCTTATAGAGCATCAGATGCAGGTTTTTGATCTGAGCGCTCAATTGGCGCTTTCGGATACCATTGGGGCGTCCTGGGCTGCCGCACGGTTTATGAAAACATCACGCACCATTCTGACAGAAGGGGCTCAGCGCCGTGCACTCGCCCCTCTTCCCGTAGAAGCTTTGCGCCTCCCTCCTGATATTGTACTTCGTCTGAAACAAGTTGGTATTCGGCAAATATCTTCCCTCATTGATGCCCCAAAACCACCGCTGGTGACACGCTTTGGGGCGGAACTTGTGACACGACTTGAACAAGCCATCGGGCAGAGTGCAGAAATTTTCAATCCGATCGCGCCAGCCCCTATATATGAGGTGCGCCGTCCTTTGATGGAACCTATTCGCCATCTGGAAGCTGTTGAACTCATTCTTGAAGACATGGCCACAAATATATCCGCGCAGTTATTACAAGATAACGCGGCGGCCCGCCGGTTGGATCTCTTTCTTTTTCGGGTGGATGGCCATGTGGAACGGCTTGAAGCCCGAACCAGCCGTCTTTGCAATAAAGCCGAACATATAACGCTTCTATTTAAGGAACGCCTGTCGCGCCTTCAGGAGGAAATTGATATTGGCTTTGGATATGATCTTCTGCTTCTGGGGGTTTACGATGTGGAACCCGCCGAGGAAAAACAACTGAACTGGGCACCCCTAAAACGTGAAGAGGAAACCAGCCTTTCATCAGAAGAAATATCCCGCCTGCTGGATCGTTTCGGAAACCGCTTTGGCTTTGACCGTATTCTTCATTTTCAGCCATTTGAAAGTCATATTCCCGAAAAAGCCATTCAGGTGGAGGTATTTTCAAATAGAAACCGTTCTTCCCAATGGGCGTCTCAAAAAGAAAATTCATCGGCGCGACCTTTCCTTTTGCTGGATCGGGTCGAGCCCATCACTGTTTTGGCGGAAGTACCGGATGGCCCCCCCATCCGCTTTCAATGGCGGCGTCAACAGCATGAAGTTATTGCCGCTGATGGTCCGGAACGTATTGCCCCTGAATGGTGGCAAACCACCAAGGTTGAGCAATCCTTTCAAACCCGGGATTATTACCGTGTTGAAGATCAGCAAGGACGGCGCTTCTGGCTTTACCGGGATGGGCTTTATAATCGCGAACAGGATCATCCACGCTGGTTTATGCAAGGACTGTTTCCATGA